From a region of the Trueperaceae bacterium genome:
- a CDS encoding HigA family addiction module antitoxin codes for MASHFQVRRNRCRPGRLRRLPLKKVTIMFDHPHPGEILKEDVLGPLGLSVTEAAERLGMTRPNLSRVLNGKAGISPELALRLESAGVSTAKFWMNLQTNYELAEAAKRPQPRIKPLVNSLAAH; via the coding sequence CTGGCGAGTCACTTTCAAGTTCGCCGGAACCGATGTCGACCAGGTCGACTACGTCGATTACCATTGAAGAAGGTGACCATCATGTTCGACCATCCTCATCCCGGAGAGATCCTCAAGGAAGACGTGCTGGGGCCACTTGGTCTTAGCGTCACGGAGGCAGCCGAACGGCTCGGCATGACGCGCCCCAATCTCTCCCGCGTACTCAATGGCAAGGCCGGCATCAGCCCCGAGTTGGCGCTTAGGCTCGAGTCCGCCGGTGTCAGCACTGCCAAGTTCTGGATGAACCTGCAGACGAACTACGAGCTCGCGGAAGCCGCCAAACGACCGCAGCCTCGGATCAAACCCCTAGTGAACTCCCTAGCAGCCCACTAG
- a CDS encoding AAA family ATPase: protein MPTFCGREDHLATLLSRWQEVKRGAGPRVVVLLAEAGLGKTRLAQELYARLVRSEQPEGGYWPPELGTDGNNLLVNPPPASWNAAAEMPFLWWGVRLSDPVGRNQVATGALAAHVDSYLVPHLEPLHREQRRRQRLGQLAKLGGAVAADAVLDLVPVLSLIKKAGEVGLELKGIHDSWRKDRQALDAATLLGQRRDSLVDQLLGDLGKLFDGPSGRTVPAVILVDDAQFSASDPGVTAFVKALLKAMAAGDWPLLLLVTHWEREFAEAADGEVDASVAAILARQARLRPERVEVLRLTPIAGLEPLVTGRLPGLPASQVARLTERAGGNPQYLDEIVRLTLDPRSRAWFEGRDPTGALTDAGLETLLSKSVKLQDVVAERFANSPAAVQEAVALAGVQGAEFLEALVELTHRRLAVDRAGDQAGGVGAGQAGGLANGRTGGPAAGDAVAHALADACKRHGYVAWLTEERGAFSQRIYQDVAREFLPVFHDEAAAEDALRAVVAQVMLGELPLPVTADAERALMRLAADLFETSDDEEERRLAAHGLHQLTLSASRAGELEVAHGLAVRQATLLESISDARQDGDLAWLRATNDVLATAGDTEARRSVLRRLVRLTGEAYEDDVNTWSAGLYAQVLMDVAEFHEEAGAQELRSEAIDAAVSVVQSLDSFEPEVEVLEASLRLHRMYAAWFDEYGRLDDALETYRYALGVANRLLALEDDPVRRLQVATVQSEVGTNALMRGDAQGALADLEQAAATLREVAKDAANVDLDIRLSTALDHLADAYSATGRPRDAEALLVEVLEMMRRHLSMAPSAPRALANVADALERLATLQRRLGSGEPAWRHIQEAVALRRGAAERSRAVPDYALLGYSLTRAGEIAGGQGALAEGNDLIAEAVDLSRRVCASDTSARAAWRLLLALKVALDYALHRADLEAARGLLAEVDEVKGRLEPDALSPIMPYLRDIEEQRARVLEESGDAEGAARVRAGGWVGEGGAVN, encoded by the coding sequence ATGCCCACGTTCTGCGGCCGCGAAGACCATCTGGCCACGCTGCTGTCTCGCTGGCAGGAGGTCAAGCGAGGCGCTGGGCCGCGCGTGGTGGTCCTGCTGGCCGAGGCGGGCCTAGGCAAGACCCGGTTGGCGCAGGAGCTCTACGCGCGCCTGGTCCGATCCGAGCAGCCGGAAGGCGGTTACTGGCCGCCGGAGCTGGGCACCGACGGCAACAACCTGCTCGTCAACCCGCCGCCGGCCAGTTGGAACGCCGCCGCCGAGATGCCGTTCCTGTGGTGGGGCGTGCGCTTGTCGGACCCGGTGGGCCGCAACCAGGTCGCCACCGGGGCGCTGGCAGCGCACGTCGACAGCTACCTCGTCCCGCACCTGGAGCCGCTCCACCGCGAGCAGCGCCGCCGGCAACGGCTCGGGCAGCTGGCCAAGCTGGGCGGGGCCGTCGCAGCCGACGCGGTCCTCGACCTCGTCCCCGTGCTCAGCCTGATCAAGAAGGCCGGCGAGGTCGGGCTCGAGCTCAAGGGCATCCACGACTCCTGGCGCAAGGACCGCCAGGCGCTCGACGCCGCCACGCTGCTCGGCCAGCGGCGCGACTCGCTGGTGGACCAACTGTTGGGCGACCTCGGGAAGCTGTTCGACGGGCCGAGCGGCCGCACGGTACCCGCCGTCATACTCGTCGACGACGCGCAGTTCTCCGCCTCCGACCCTGGCGTCACCGCGTTCGTGAAGGCCCTACTGAAGGCCATGGCGGCCGGCGACTGGCCGCTACTGCTGCTGGTGACGCATTGGGAGCGTGAGTTCGCCGAAGCGGCCGACGGCGAGGTCGACGCGTCCGTGGCCGCCATCCTCGCCCGCCAGGCCCGGCTACGGCCCGAACGGGTCGAGGTACTGAGGCTGACGCCCATCGCCGGGCTGGAGCCGCTCGTGACCGGACGCCTGCCCGGCCTGCCGGCTTCACAGGTGGCCCGCCTGACGGAGCGCGCCGGCGGCAACCCGCAGTACCTCGACGAGATCGTGCGCCTGACGCTCGACCCGCGCAGCCGCGCCTGGTTCGAGGGGCGCGACCCGACGGGCGCACTGACCGACGCCGGGCTCGAGACGCTGCTCTCCAAGAGCGTGAAGCTGCAGGACGTCGTGGCCGAGCGCTTCGCCAACAGCCCCGCCGCGGTCCAGGAGGCGGTGGCACTGGCGGGCGTGCAGGGAGCGGAGTTCCTCGAGGCGCTGGTGGAGCTGACGCACCGGCGGCTGGCGGTCGACCGGGCGGGCGACCAGGCCGGCGGCGTGGGCGCCGGTCAAGCTGGCGGTCTGGCAAACGGCCGAACGGGCGGTCCTGCCGCCGGCGACGCCGTCGCCCACGCGCTGGCCGACGCCTGCAAGCGCCACGGCTACGTCGCCTGGCTCACCGAGGAGCGCGGAGCGTTCAGCCAGCGCATCTACCAGGACGTGGCCCGCGAGTTCCTCCCCGTGTTCCACGACGAGGCGGCCGCCGAGGACGCGCTACGCGCCGTCGTGGCCCAGGTGATGCTCGGCGAGCTGCCCCTCCCGGTGACCGCGGACGCAGAACGCGCCCTGATGCGCCTCGCCGCCGATCTGTTCGAGACCTCGGACGACGAAGAGGAGCGCCGCCTCGCCGCCCACGGCCTGCACCAGCTCACGCTCTCAGCTTCGAGGGCGGGCGAGCTGGAGGTCGCCCACGGGCTGGCCGTGCGGCAGGCGACGCTGCTGGAGAGCATCTCGGACGCACGTCAGGACGGCGACCTGGCGTGGCTGCGGGCCACCAACGACGTACTGGCCACGGCCGGCGACACCGAGGCGCGCCGCTCCGTGCTCAGGCGCCTCGTACGCCTCACCGGCGAGGCGTACGAGGACGACGTGAACACCTGGTCGGCCGGCCTGTACGCCCAGGTCCTCATGGACGTGGCCGAGTTCCACGAGGAGGCCGGCGCCCAGGAGCTGCGCTCGGAGGCTATCGACGCCGCAGTGTCCGTGGTGCAGAGCCTCGACAGCTTCGAGCCCGAGGTCGAGGTGCTGGAGGCCTCGCTGCGCCTCCACCGCATGTACGCCGCGTGGTTCGACGAGTACGGCAGGCTCGACGACGCCCTGGAGACCTACCGCTACGCGCTCGGCGTGGCGAACCGGCTCCTCGCGCTGGAGGACGACCCCGTGCGGCGCCTGCAGGTGGCCACCGTCCAGAGCGAGGTGGGCACGAACGCGCTGATGCGCGGCGACGCCCAGGGCGCCCTCGCCGACCTGGAGCAGGCCGCCGCCACGTTGCGCGAGGTGGCCAAGGACGCGGCCAACGTGGACCTGGACATCCGCCTGTCCACCGCCCTCGATCACCTGGCGGACGCGTACTCTGCCACCGGCCGCCCGCGAGACGCGGAGGCGTTGCTGGTGGAGGTCCTCGAGATGATGCGCCGGCATCTGAGCATGGCGCCTAGCGCGCCGAGGGCCCTGGCCAACGTAGCGGACGCGCTGGAGCGGCTGGCCACCCTGCAGCGGCGGCTCGGATCGGGCGAGCCCGCATGGCGGCACATCCAGGAGGCCGTGGCGCTGCGGCGCGGCGCGGCGGAGCGGTCGCGCGCGGTGCCTGACTACGCGCTGCTGGGCTACTCTTTGACCCGCGCGGGCGAGATCGCGGGTGGGCAAGGAGCGTTGGCCGAGGGCAACGACCTCATCGCCGAGGCGGTGGACCTATCCAGGCGCGTGTGCGCCAGCGACACGAGCGCCCGGGCCGCGTGGCGCCTGCTCCTCGCGCTGAAGGTGGCCCTCGACTACGCCCTGCACCGCGCGGACCTCGAGGCCGCGCGCGGGCTGCTGGCCGAGGTCGATGAGGTCAAGGGGCGACTGGAACCCGACGCGCTGAGTCCGATCATGCCGTACCTGCGCGACATCGAGGAGCAACGCGCGCGCGTGCTGGAGGAGAGCGGCGATGCAGAGGGTGCGGCGCGGGTGAGGGCCGGTGGGTGGGTCGGGGAGGGCGGAGCGGTGAACTGA
- a CDS encoding HD domain-containing protein: MDHLPDTDRSAPSRSGTEEPERLLELAYAAMRLKDEPRAGWVMHGVQDPESVAAHSWGTAYLCLLFAGEAGVDAGRAVTMALVHDIAEAKTGDFAARAAAEDRRVPEAEKARLERAAVLELLPGATAATPAALWHAYEERGDAEAVFVRDMNLIDMCLQALRYEREARYDASVLIASRDSHRHLDEFFLSAEKRLSTDLARRLFTRIEEQYLLARRM; encoded by the coding sequence ATGGACCATCTGCCCGATACCGACCGCTCAGCGCCGTCCCGGAGCGGCACGGAAGAGCCGGAGCGCCTACTCGAGTTGGCTTACGCCGCCATGCGCCTCAAGGACGAGCCGCGCGCGGGCTGGGTGATGCACGGCGTCCAGGATCCGGAGAGCGTGGCGGCGCACTCCTGGGGCACCGCCTACCTCTGCCTGCTGTTCGCAGGCGAGGCGGGCGTCGACGCGGGCCGCGCCGTGACGATGGCCCTCGTGCACGACATCGCCGAGGCCAAGACGGGCGACTTCGCCGCACGGGCCGCCGCCGAGGACCGGCGCGTGCCGGAAGCCGAGAAGGCTCGGCTCGAGCGCGCGGCCGTGCTGGAGCTGCTGCCGGGCGCGACGGCGGCCACTCCCGCCGCGCTCTGGCATGCCTACGAGGAGCGAGGAGACGCCGAGGCGGTGTTCGTGCGCGATATGAACCTCATCGATATGTGCCTGCAGGCCCTGAGGTACGAACGCGAGGCGCGCTACGACGCCAGCGTCCTGATAGCCTCACGCGACTCGCACAGGCACCTGGACGAGTTCTTCCTCAGCGCCGAGAAGCGCCTGAGCACCGACCTGGCCAGGCGGCTCTTCACGCGTATAGAGGAGCAATACCTGTTGGCTAGGCGCATGTGA
- a CDS encoding type II toxin-antitoxin system RelE/ParE family toxin: MLSVLASPQESNLPGYDLHQLKGNMKGYWSITANGNWRVTFKFAGTDVDQVDYVDYH; encoded by the coding sequence GTGCTCAGTGTACTGGCCAGCCCCCAGGAGTCGAACCTCCCCGGCTACGACCTCCATCAGCTCAAGGGGAACATGAAAGGGTATTGGTCCATCACGGCGAACGGCAACTGGCGAGTCACTTTCAAGTTCGCCGGAACCGATGTCGACCAGGTCGACTACGTCGATTACCATTGA